From Micromonospora rifamycinica, a single genomic window includes:
- a CDS encoding YqcI/YcgG family protein has translation MKLHVQRLQDAFRRMVVDTGECWAPGLPGDHLAAQVRAVADAPDAAARRDPLTEIVVVALCLANQYGCVLQHPLTSTSGSADLADLIAQASTADLPDRIRQPAQTVVQTLAYYRSDVPPGTRPDVVGLHAVLPELIRLACAGFDSADDLADRLTTRLRAARRPSGDVTVEFDPSCAESVRLIRPVQDQTYCPFAQKSFLWGPPPYDRTLSFAENMTAALPWVHRFVRVLDGDVLDGFVFAFPTDVFGESIDDLGRLFRAFVDHLVRTMTSAAPGGLEVTDVTDPQWYLVLAGEECFVSVFAPCYPHDHSRYLHGVQGWMLFMLQPEKAILRQLTVADYGSRSAAIRERFRDGFQPYALADREADRFLLPLRAGDPPVRWYETPTDIP, from the coding sequence ATGAAGTTGCACGTCCAGCGCCTCCAGGACGCTTTCCGTCGGATGGTCGTCGACACCGGCGAATGCTGGGCGCCCGGGCTGCCCGGCGACCACCTGGCCGCCCAGGTGCGGGCGGTCGCCGACGCACCGGACGCGGCGGCCCGCCGGGATCCGCTCACCGAGATCGTCGTGGTCGCACTGTGCCTGGCCAACCAGTACGGCTGTGTGCTCCAGCACCCGCTCACCAGCACGTCGGGCAGCGCCGACCTGGCGGACCTGATCGCCCAGGCGAGCACCGCCGACCTGCCCGACCGGATCCGGCAACCGGCGCAGACGGTCGTGCAGACGCTGGCGTACTACCGCTCCGACGTCCCGCCCGGCACCCGGCCGGACGTCGTCGGGCTGCACGCGGTGCTGCCGGAGCTGATCCGCCTGGCCTGTGCCGGGTTCGACTCCGCGGACGACCTGGCCGACCGGCTCACCACGCGACTACGGGCGGCACGGCGGCCGAGCGGGGACGTCACGGTGGAGTTCGATCCGTCCTGTGCCGAGTCGGTGCGGCTCATCCGTCCCGTCCAGGACCAGACGTACTGCCCGTTCGCCCAGAAGTCGTTCCTGTGGGGTCCGCCGCCGTACGACCGGACGCTGTCCTTCGCGGAGAACATGACCGCCGCCCTGCCCTGGGTGCACCGCTTCGTCCGGGTGCTCGACGGGGACGTCCTCGACGGGTTCGTCTTCGCCTTCCCGACCGACGTCTTCGGCGAGTCCATCGACGACCTCGGCCGGCTGTTCCGCGCGTTCGTCGACCACCTCGTCCGCACGATGACCAGCGCGGCACCGGGCGGCCTGGAGGTGACCGACGTGACGGATCCGCAGTGGTACCTGGTGCTGGCGGGTGAGGAGTGCTTCGTCAGCGTCTTCGCGCCCTGCTACCCGCACGACCACTCCCGCTACCTGCACGGCGTGCAAGGATGGATGTTGTTCATGTTGCAGCCGGAGAAGGCCATCCTGAGACAACTCACCGTCGCCGACTACGGCTCACGCTCCGCCGCGATCCGTGAGCGCTTCCGGGACGGGTTCCAGCCGTACGCGCTGGCCGACCGGGAGGCCGACCGTTTCCTCCTCCCGCTGCGCGCCGGGGATCCGCCGGTGCGGTGGTACGAGACACCCACTGACATCCCATGA
- a CDS encoding ABC transporter permease: protein MTTTQTRRPGLPHQRRGALRRMLPVDEYAGLARVIVERSARLYLRAWAVLISGVVEPLFYLLAVTVGFRSLVPTVTLADGSTVPYVDFVAPALLAASAMNGAISETLSIYFKLRYDKLYEAMLTTPVGPLDIVLGEVGWAVLRGGFYGTVFLGVLAALGLVTTPWAVVLVPVGLLVSFAFAAVGMAWATTLRSNAQLDYVTLASTAMFLFSTTFFPLSSYPAAVQWLVQLSPLYHGVELARMFFLGTPAPAALLHTAYLVVLALGGLTLARVRLRSMFLG, encoded by the coding sequence ATGACGACCACCCAGACCCGCCGCCCGGGACTCCCGCACCAGCGGCGCGGCGCACTGCGCCGGATGCTGCCCGTCGACGAGTACGCCGGCCTGGCCCGGGTCATCGTCGAGCGCTCGGCCCGGCTCTACCTGCGCGCCTGGGCGGTGCTGATCTCCGGCGTCGTCGAGCCGCTGTTCTACCTGCTCGCGGTCACCGTCGGCTTCCGCTCGCTGGTGCCGACCGTGACGCTGGCCGACGGCAGCACGGTGCCCTACGTGGATTTCGTCGCGCCCGCGCTGCTGGCCGCCTCGGCCATGAACGGGGCGATCTCCGAGACGCTGAGCATCTACTTCAAGCTGCGCTACGACAAGCTGTACGAAGCCATGCTCACCACCCCCGTCGGCCCGCTCGACATCGTCCTCGGCGAGGTGGGCTGGGCGGTCCTGCGCGGCGGCTTCTACGGCACCGTCTTCCTCGGGGTGCTGGCCGCACTCGGGCTGGTCACGACCCCCTGGGCCGTCGTGCTGGTCCCGGTGGGGCTGCTGGTCTCCTTCGCCTTCGCCGCGGTGGGGATGGCCTGGGCCACCACGTTGCGCTCCAACGCCCAGCTGGACTACGTGACCCTGGCCTCGACCGCGATGTTCCTCTTCTCGACCACCTTCTTCCCGCTGTCCAGCTACCCGGCGGCGGTGCAGTGGCTGGTGCAGCTGTCGCCGCTGTACCACGGGGTCGAACTGGCCCGGATGTTCTTCCTCGGCACGCCCGCTCCGGCCGCGTTGCTGCACACCGCGTACCTCGTCGTGCTGGCCCTGGGCGGGCTGACCCTGGCCCGCGTCCGTCTCCGGAGCATGTTCCTGGGCTGA
- a CDS encoding ABC transporter permease — MTDITAATPRATGRVVGVWRAATLRVEACWRWYRRSWRTTLQASVLQPLLFLGAMGLCFGSQVRPGPATDGHPYVQYIAPALLVSTVLTTAVAEAGKPVLSSFQWQRDFIAVTATPVTPGQLLAGQLLWITLRLLIGAVIFLLIGILLGGWADGWAVLAVPVAVLTGAACAAPVAAYAATVRGDGHGLVAINRFVVLPMTLFAGTFFPISALPLAVRPLAWISPLWHGNELARGLTLGGLTAPAAALHVTFLGALLTVGVVAARRTFHRRLVV, encoded by the coding sequence ATGACGGACATCACGGCGGCCACCCCGAGGGCCACCGGCCGGGTGGTCGGTGTCTGGCGGGCGGCCACCCTCCGGGTCGAGGCCTGCTGGCGGTGGTACCGGCGCAGCTGGCGTACCACCCTGCAGGCCTCCGTGCTCCAGCCGTTGCTGTTCCTCGGCGCGATGGGGCTCTGCTTCGGCTCGCAGGTGCGGCCCGGCCCGGCGACCGACGGCCACCCCTACGTGCAGTACATCGCGCCGGCACTGCTGGTGAGCACGGTCCTCACCACGGCCGTCGCCGAGGCAGGCAAGCCGGTCCTGTCGAGTTTCCAGTGGCAACGGGACTTCATCGCGGTGACCGCCACCCCGGTCACCCCGGGCCAGCTCCTCGCCGGGCAACTGCTCTGGATCACGCTCCGGCTCCTCATCGGAGCCGTCATCTTCCTGCTGATCGGGATCCTGCTCGGCGGCTGGGCCGACGGGTGGGCCGTGCTCGCGGTGCCGGTCGCCGTCCTCACCGGGGCGGCCTGCGCCGCGCCGGTCGCGGCCTACGCGGCCACGGTACGCGGGGACGGGCACGGCCTGGTCGCCATCAACCGGTTCGTCGTGCTGCCGATGACCCTCTTCGCCGGCACGTTCTTCCCGATCTCGGCGCTGCCGCTCGCGGTGCGCCCGCTCGCCTGGATCTCCCCGCTGTGGCACGGCAACGAACTGGCCCGTGGCCTGACGCTCGGCGGGCTGACGGCACCGGCCGCCGCCCTGCACGTCACGTTCCTCGGCGCGCTGCTCACCGTCGGTGTCGTCGCGGCCCGGCGCACGTTCCACCGGCGGCTGGTCGTATGA
- a CDS encoding ABC transporter ATP-binding protein — translation MIDAAFPTSPVVSAKALAKRFGTFEAVRGIDFEVQRGEVFGFLGPNGAGKSSTMRMISCISPRSGGELRILGMDPQAQGPHIRARIGVVPQQDNLDNELTVRENLVVYGRYFGLSRAHVARKATELMAFARLSERADDHVEPLSGGMKRRLTIARALVNDPELVLLDEPTTGLDPQARHLLWERLYQLKQAGVTLIITTHYMDEAEQLCDRLVVMDGGRIVAEGSPADLISRYSSREVLELRFPADRPMERAVLEGLADRVEALPDRFLLYAESGERLLERVSAAGVQPVSSLVRRGSLEDVFLRLTGRELVD, via the coding sequence ATGATTGATGCTGCTTTTCCGACGTCACCCGTCGTGTCGGCGAAGGCTCTGGCGAAACGCTTCGGGACCTTCGAGGCCGTCCGCGGGATCGATTTCGAGGTCCAGCGCGGCGAGGTGTTCGGGTTCCTCGGACCCAACGGCGCGGGCAAGTCCTCGACCATGCGGATGATCTCCTGCATCTCCCCCCGTTCCGGCGGTGAGCTGCGGATCCTCGGCATGGACCCGCAGGCCCAGGGGCCGCACATCCGGGCCCGCATCGGCGTCGTGCCCCAGCAGGACAACCTCGACAACGAACTCACCGTCCGGGAGAACCTGGTCGTCTACGGGCGCTACTTCGGCCTGTCCCGGGCGCACGTGGCGCGCAAGGCCACCGAGCTGATGGCGTTCGCCCGGCTCTCCGAACGGGCCGACGACCACGTGGAGCCGTTGTCCGGCGGCATGAAGCGTCGCCTCACGATCGCCCGCGCGCTGGTCAACGACCCCGAGCTGGTGCTGCTGGACGAGCCCACCACCGGCCTCGACCCGCAGGCCCGGCACCTGCTCTGGGAGCGGCTCTACCAGCTCAAGCAGGCCGGCGTGACCCTCATCATCACCACCCACTACATGGACGAGGCGGAGCAGCTCTGCGACCGTCTGGTCGTCATGGACGGTGGTCGCATCGTCGCGGAGGGTTCCCCCGCGGACCTCATCTCCCGGTACTCCAGCCGCGAGGTGCTCGAACTCCGCTTCCCCGCCGACCGGCCGATGGAGCGGGCGGTCCTCGAAGGGCTCGCCGACCGGGTGGAGGCGCTGCCGGACCGTTTCCTGCTGTACGCCGAGAGCGGCGAACGTCTCCTCGAACGGGTCTCCGCCGCCGGTGTCCAGCCCGTCTCCAGCCTCGTCCGCCGGGGCTCCCTGGAGGACGTCTTCCTCCGGCTCACCGGTCGGGAACTGGTGGACTGA
- a CDS encoding endo-1,4-beta-xylanase translates to MNDVPAPARRRTRSRVRLLVGGVCALMVTASSVTMATFAHADLSGPPGTTLKAAAERSGRYFGAAMGSDRLNDSGFLNIASREFDMMTAVNEMKPDATEPNPGQFDFSRGDAIYNWATQRGMRFRGHTLAWHAQQPRFWGSLSGSALRQAMISHINGVMAHYKGKLYAWDVVNEAYAENGTRRSSNLQSTGNDWIEVAFRTARAADPSVKLCYNDYNIENWTYAKTQGVYNMIKDFKARGVPIDCVGLQTHFTGGSSLPGNFQTTLSSFAALGVDVALTEADVTNASTTQYAGLTQACMNVPRCVGITTWGIRDSDSWRGNENPLLFDRNSNPKPAYTSVLNALNAASTTVPGTTTPPPTTPPTSAPPTTPPTTPPTTPPTSEPPTTPPPTGQPGGCTAAYRTVSSWNGGFQGEVTVTNTGSTTTSGWTVQLTMASGQTIANIWNGSGTGTSGTVSIRNAAYNGVIAPNASTTIGFLVNGNSSTPPGNLSCTSS, encoded by the coding sequence ATGAACGACGTACCAGCACCTGCGAGACGCCGTACCCGCAGCCGTGTCCGGCTGCTCGTCGGCGGCGTCTGCGCCCTGATGGTCACCGCGTCCTCGGTGACCATGGCCACCTTCGCCCACGCCGACCTCAGCGGCCCACCGGGGACCACCCTGAAGGCCGCCGCCGAGCGGAGCGGCCGGTACTTCGGGGCCGCCATGGGGTCGGACCGCCTCAACGACTCCGGCTTCCTGAACATCGCCAGCCGCGAGTTCGACATGATGACGGCCGTCAACGAGATGAAGCCCGACGCGACCGAGCCCAACCCCGGGCAGTTCGACTTCAGCAGGGGTGACGCGATCTACAACTGGGCCACCCAGCGCGGCATGCGGTTCCGGGGCCACACCCTGGCCTGGCACGCCCAGCAGCCGCGGTTCTGGGGCAGCCTGAGCGGCAGCGCGCTGCGGCAGGCGATGATCAGCCACATCAACGGCGTGATGGCCCACTACAAGGGCAAGCTCTACGCCTGGGACGTGGTGAACGAGGCGTACGCCGAGAACGGCACCCGCCGGTCGTCGAACCTCCAGTCCACCGGCAACGACTGGATCGAGGTGGCGTTCCGCACCGCGCGGGCCGCCGACCCGTCGGTGAAGCTCTGCTACAACGACTACAACATCGAGAACTGGACGTACGCCAAGACGCAGGGCGTCTACAACATGATCAAGGACTTCAAGGCGCGCGGCGTGCCGATCGACTGCGTCGGTCTGCAGACCCACTTCACCGGCGGCAGCTCGCTGCCGGGCAACTTCCAGACCACGCTGTCCAGCTTCGCCGCCCTCGGGGTGGACGTGGCGCTGACCGAGGCGGACGTCACCAACGCCTCGACCACCCAGTACGCCGGGCTGACCCAGGCCTGCATGAACGTCCCGCGCTGCGTCGGCATCACCACCTGGGGCATCCGGGACAGCGACTCCTGGCGGGGCAACGAGAACCCGCTGCTGTTCGACCGCAACAGCAACCCGAAGCCGGCGTACACCTCAGTCCTCAACGCCCTCAACGCGGCCTCCACCACGGTGCCGGGGACGACCACCCCGCCGCCCACCACGCCGCCGACCAGCGCTCCGCCGACCACCCCACCGACCACCCCGCCCACCACCCCGCCGACCAGCGAGCCGCCGACCACGCCGCCACCCACCGGACAACCGGGCGGCTGCACCGCGGCGTACCGCACGGTCAGCAGTTGGAACGGCGGCTTCCAGGGTGAGGTCACGGTGACCAACACCGGCTCCACCACCACCAGCGGCTGGACCGTGCAGCTCACGATGGCCAGCGGGCAGACCATCGCCAACATCTGGAACGGCAGCGGCACCGGCACCAGCGGCACGGTCAGCATCCGCAACGCCGCCTACAACGGCGTCATCGCCCCGAACGCCTCGACCACCATCGGTTTCCTGGTCAACGGCAACAGCAGCACCCCACCCGGCAACCTCTCCTGCACCAGTTCCTGA
- a CDS encoding glycosyl hydrolase yields MLRIEGLYRFDWATLRKGTNPESPAGYDLPGGLGRRIRHDYYRTLNELYADHHVGPLTRWANSRGLSYRAQPYGNTIDHVEVAGAVQVPESEDLVNWIAAGGMTDGVAAYDRAVDFHRGIASGAHMRGAPVVSLECCAVLDADYQTGLAELKRHVDVAFSGGVNQLVLHGFPYSDVPGAAWPGWAPFSNDSSPAVSDAWGPRQPMWRHMRAFTDYLARAAAVLRTGLPRVDVAFYRQAYWCLSWPEVTAGNLADAGYTWGFLSPSLLTADAAVVRGGRLAPDHAGYRALVIDDEPAIEPEALARLHTLAAEVLPVVVVGTPPHRARGFHQAPRTDAAVAHRAADLLALPNVRRVATQDGVLAALRHLGVQPDARLRDATGVLPVHRQDDSGDYYHLFNSGRSRARFTAALRGRGAARILDLWAGTSHPVDSTGDDDRRTVALDLAPGEATVVFLGTGPGLDAVPVTVPAPTVPTRQRWSRELTRWDLVVQDWQPGGVRTRRLGDHPTGDWRTTRDLGDVAGVGTYRTTLDDDADHDVDAVLLDLGQVGGTVQVEVNGRRVAGDCVGAGARNVLPDLRRGVNTITVEVATTLGNRLVALSRTEADTYGRFASRSPGRSHRPGTPTRRLGLTRPAPVRG; encoded by the coding sequence GTGCTGCGCATCGAGGGGCTGTACCGCTTCGACTGGGCCACCCTGCGCAAGGGCACCAACCCGGAGAGCCCGGCCGGGTACGACCTCCCCGGCGGACTGGGGCGTCGGATCCGGCACGACTACTACCGGACGCTCAACGAGCTGTACGCCGACCACCACGTCGGGCCGTTGACCCGCTGGGCCAACAGCCGGGGGCTGAGCTACCGGGCGCAGCCGTACGGCAACACGATCGACCACGTCGAGGTGGCCGGTGCCGTCCAGGTACCGGAGAGCGAGGACCTGGTCAACTGGATCGCCGCCGGTGGCATGACCGACGGCGTCGCCGCGTACGACCGGGCCGTCGACTTCCATCGGGGCATCGCCTCCGGCGCGCACATGCGGGGCGCTCCCGTGGTCTCGTTGGAGTGCTGCGCGGTGCTCGACGCCGACTACCAGACCGGCCTGGCCGAGCTGAAGCGGCACGTCGACGTCGCGTTCAGCGGCGGGGTGAACCAGCTGGTGCTGCACGGGTTCCCCTACTCCGACGTCCCCGGCGCGGCCTGGCCCGGCTGGGCGCCGTTCTCCAACGACAGCTCCCCGGCGGTGTCCGACGCCTGGGGGCCGCGCCAGCCGATGTGGCGGCACATGCGGGCGTTCACCGACTACCTGGCCCGGGCGGCGGCCGTGCTCCGGACCGGCCTGCCCCGCGTCGACGTGGCCTTCTACCGGCAGGCGTACTGGTGTCTCTCCTGGCCGGAGGTGACCGCCGGCAACCTCGCCGACGCCGGCTACACCTGGGGCTTCCTCAGCCCGAGCCTGCTCACCGCCGACGCCGCCGTGGTCCGCGGGGGGCGGCTGGCCCCCGACCACGCCGGCTACCGCGCCCTGGTGATCGACGACGAGCCGGCGATCGAACCCGAGGCCCTGGCCCGGCTGCACACCCTGGCCGCGGAGGTCCTGCCGGTCGTCGTCGTCGGCACACCCCCGCACCGCGCCCGGGGTTTCCACCAGGCCCCCCGCACCGACGCGGCCGTCGCGCACCGCGCCGCCGACCTGCTCGCCCTGCCCAACGTCCGCCGGGTGGCCACCCAGGACGGCGTCCTGGCCGCGTTGCGGCACCTCGGCGTGCAGCCCGACGCCCGGTTGCGGGACGCGACCGGTGTGCTGCCGGTGCACCGGCAGGACGACTCCGGCGACTACTACCACCTGTTCAACTCGGGGCGTTCCCGGGCGCGCTTCACCGCCGCCCTGCGCGGTCGCGGCGCGGCGCGGATCCTCGACCTCTGGGCCGGGACCTCGCACCCCGTCGACAGCACCGGGGACGACGACCGCCGTACCGTGGCGCTCGACCTGGCCCCGGGCGAGGCGACCGTGGTGTTCCTCGGGACGGGGCCCGGGCTGGACGCCGTGCCGGTCACCGTCCCGGCTCCCACCGTGCCGACCCGGCAGCGGTGGTCGCGGGAGCTGACCCGGTGGGATCTCGTCGTGCAGGACTGGCAGCCGGGGGGAGTACGGACCCGTCGGCTGGGCGACCACCCGACCGGGGACTGGCGGACGACCCGCGACCTCGGGGACGTCGCGGGGGTCGGGACCTACCGCACCACCCTCGACGACGACGCCGATCACGACGTCGACGCGGTGCTGCTCGACCTCGGCCAGGTCGGGGGCACCGTCCAGGTCGAGGTCAACGGCCGGCGGGTGGCCGGTGACTGCGTCGGGGCCGGGGCCCGCAACGTGCTCCCCGACCTGCGCCGTGGCGTCAACACCATCACCGTCGAGGTCGCCACGACGCTGGGCAACCGGCTGGTCGCCCTGAGCCGGACGGAGGCGGACACCTACGGGCGGTTCGCGTCCCGGAGCCCCGGCCGGTCTCATCGGCCCGGTACGCCTACGCGGCGTCTCGGTCTGACCCGACCCGCCCCGGTCCGGGGCTGA
- a CDS encoding SWIM zinc finger family protein, with protein sequence MIPAEFGATPWGRAWVRTAASTASAGPNALLPKARSLARNHAVTLSATGGHLEADVVVSGVGNRVRIELPPWPADVQEEAKRLIAKAMADNRGLAPGDLPDTLDAEFRHHGISIGIRLDDLVSECDCRSRRRPCVHVLATIYTLSQRVDERPELAIELRMSPTEIAPPPDPDWIPLTRLDPDTFYGG encoded by the coding sequence TTGATCCCGGCAGAGTTCGGTGCCACCCCCTGGGGCCGGGCCTGGGTGCGTACGGCCGCCTCGACGGCCTCGGCCGGCCCCAACGCCCTGCTGCCGAAGGCCCGGAGCCTGGCCCGCAACCACGCGGTCACCCTGTCGGCCACCGGCGGCCACCTCGAAGCCGACGTGGTGGTGTCCGGGGTGGGCAACCGGGTCCGCATCGAGCTGCCGCCCTGGCCCGCCGACGTCCAGGAGGAGGCGAAACGCCTGATCGCCAAGGCGATGGCTGACAACCGGGGCCTGGCCCCGGGCGACCTCCCGGACACCCTCGACGCCGAGTTCCGGCACCACGGCATCAGCATCGGCATCCGGCTCGACGACCTGGTGTCCGAGTGCGACTGCCGGAGCCGGCGGCGCCCCTGCGTGCACGTGCTGGCCACCATCTACACGCTGTCCCAGCGGGTCGACGAGCGGCCGGAACTCGCCATCGAGCTGCGTATGTCGCCCACCGAGATCGCCCCGCCACCGGACCCGGACTGGATCCCGCTGACCCGGCTCGACCCGGACACCTTCTACGGTGGCTGA
- a CDS encoding DEAD/DEAH box helicase, with protein MTELPGTLQATFVPAEDAIAWWGVEQLTEAVRAHELPPGRPGTCRLALPVAGQVTGASVPVLLAELDAALPALRTLDPRAEVGASVRAWRDAATLPEGDDEGYTTLGARMPAAAHAVLNGEGTAITAASALLTQFRQAVTTRAALHGTAIQATLRPYQVHGVAWLSARPGLGHGGVLADEMGLGKTLQAICLLATRVSTAPHLVVCPTSLIGNWRREIARFAPGTPTISYHGAGRRLPDTYQPGTVVITSYPVLRRDEPLMKTDWDVVVFDEAQQIKNPEALASRAASALSAQSRIAMTGTPVENRLDELWAILNVTNPGLLGTRARFRQRFVTPIEQRRSATAAAALNTIVQPHLLRRTKAEVAAELPPKQYSTMICTLTDEQARLYREAVDRAFSDGLGAGIERSGRVLALLTALKQICNHPAQYLRDGPAQPGRSGKFDRATEMLAEIVDESDRALVFTQYRAMGELLSGHLADSLGVGPVPFLHGGLSAAQRDRLVHAFQEDDDAPPVLLLSLRAAGFGLNLTRATHVMHYDRWWNPAVEEQATDRAHRIGQQRTLNVYTLVTGGTIEDHIAQMHDSKRGLAEIVSGDTEAALAKLSDDELHEVLDLDLGAFH; from the coding sequence ATGACCGAGCTACCCGGCACCCTGCAGGCCACCTTCGTCCCCGCCGAGGACGCGATCGCCTGGTGGGGCGTCGAGCAGCTCACCGAGGCCGTCCGGGCGCACGAGCTGCCCCCGGGCCGCCCCGGCACCTGCCGGCTGGCCCTGCCCGTGGCGGGTCAGGTCACCGGGGCCAGCGTGCCGGTGCTGCTGGCGGAGCTGGACGCGGCGCTGCCCGCCCTGCGCACGCTCGACCCCCGGGCGGAGGTCGGCGCGTCCGTGCGGGCCTGGCGGGACGCGGCCACCCTGCCGGAGGGCGACGACGAGGGCTACACGACGCTGGGCGCCCGGATGCCGGCCGCCGCCCACGCCGTGCTCAACGGCGAGGGCACCGCCATCACCGCCGCGTCCGCCCTGCTCACCCAGTTCCGGCAGGCGGTGACCACCCGGGCCGCCCTGCACGGCACCGCCATCCAGGCGACCCTGCGGCCGTACCAGGTGCACGGGGTGGCCTGGCTCAGCGCCCGGCCCGGCCTCGGCCACGGCGGCGTGCTCGCCGACGAGATGGGGCTGGGCAAGACCCTCCAGGCCATCTGCCTGCTCGCCACCCGCGTCTCGACCGCACCGCACCTGGTGGTCTGCCCGACGTCCCTGATCGGCAACTGGCGGCGGGAGATCGCCCGATTCGCACCGGGCACCCCGACGATCAGCTACCACGGTGCCGGCCGGCGGCTCCCGGACACCTACCAGCCCGGGACCGTGGTGATCACCAGCTATCCGGTGCTGCGCCGGGACGAACCGCTGATGAAGACCGACTGGGACGTGGTCGTCTTCGACGAGGCACAGCAGATCAAGAACCCGGAGGCGCTGGCCAGCCGGGCGGCGTCCGCGCTGTCCGCCCAGTCGCGGATCGCCATGACCGGCACCCCGGTGGAGAACCGGCTGGACGAACTCTGGGCCATCCTCAACGTGACCAACCCCGGCCTGCTGGGCACCCGCGCCCGCTTCCGGCAGCGCTTCGTGACCCCGATCGAGCAACGGCGCTCGGCCACCGCCGCCGCCGCCCTCAACACCATCGTCCAGCCGCACCTGCTCCGCCGGACGAAGGCCGAGGTGGCAGCCGAGCTGCCCCCGAAGCAGTACTCGACGATGATCTGCACGCTGACCGACGAGCAGGCCCGGCTCTACCGGGAGGCGGTGGACCGCGCGTTCTCCGACGGCCTCGGCGCCGGCATCGAGCGCAGCGGACGGGTCCTCGCGTTGCTGACCGCCCTCAAGCAGATCTGCAACCACCCCGCCCAGTACCTGCGCGACGGTCCCGCCCAGCCGGGACGGTCCGGCAAGTTCGACCGGGCCACCGAGATGCTCGCCGAGATCGTCGACGAGAGCGATCGGGCGCTCGTCTTCACCCAGTACCGGGCCATGGGCGAGCTGCTCTCCGGCCACCTGGCCGACAGCCTGGGCGTGGGCCCCGTCCCGTTCCTGCACGGCGGCCTCTCCGCCGCCCAGCGTGACCGGCTCGTGCACGCCTTCCAGGAGGACGACGACGCCCCGCCGGTGCTGCTGCTCAGCCTCCGGGCGGCCGGGTTCGGCCTCAACCTCACCCGGGCCACCCACGTCATGCACTACGACCGCTGGTGGAACCCGGCTGTCGAGGAGCAGGCGACCGACCGCGCCCACCGGATCGGCCAGCAGCGCACCCTGAACGTCTACACCCTGGTCACCGGCGGCACCATCGAGGACCACATCGCCCAGATGCACGACAGCAAGCGGGGGCTCGCGGAGATCGTCTCGGGGGACACCGAGGCCGCCCTCGCCAAGTTGTCCGACGACGAGCTGCACGAGGTGCTCGACCTCGACCTGGGAGCGTTCCATTGA
- a CDS encoding MarR family winged helix-turn-helix transcriptional regulator — MREKTPPPHAVTGSLADEVVRRLPDWITHLIQINSLVAARMGVVVTDFHCLHALQQHGSTTAGVLAKRVGLTPGSASRMIDRLADAGCVRRVPDPHDRRRILIEPTDEGLGRITAYYAGLTARTLDDLAAFDDDQLRTLLRFIEVFQASAAAEVDRLRSTAGPAPTP; from the coding sequence ATGCGGGAGAAGACACCGCCACCGCACGCGGTCACCGGGTCACTCGCCGACGAGGTGGTACGCCGGCTACCGGACTGGATCACCCATCTGATCCAGATCAACAGCCTGGTCGCGGCCCGGATGGGCGTGGTGGTGACCGACTTCCACTGCCTGCACGCCCTCCAGCAGCACGGCTCGACCACGGCCGGGGTGCTCGCCAAGCGGGTCGGCCTCACCCCGGGCTCGGCCTCCCGGATGATCGACCGGCTCGCGGACGCCGGGTGCGTCCGCCGGGTGCCCGACCCGCACGACCGGCGTCGCATCCTCATCGAGCCGACCGACGAGGGGCTCGGCCGGATCACCGCGTACTACGCGGGGCTGACCGCGCGGACCCTCGACGACCTGGCCGCCTTCGACGACGACCAGCTCCGCACGCTGCTGCGGTTCATCGAGGTGTTCCAGGCGAGCGCGGCGGCGGAGGTCGACCGGCTACGCTCCACCGCCGGTCCCGCGCCCACCCCCTGA